Part of the Lotus japonicus ecotype B-129 chromosome 6, LjGifu_v1.2 genome, AGCTCCTGTTCAagatcaagctcaagagcagactattcagattgcagaacggggttgtgccgttcactgcgtatacgctcctgaggaacttcaagtactggcagaatggagatttgatctcgacaatcttgctacaaatgggtatgatcttcgtcctgaagttcaagctcaaggctgggaaaactacttcaacaggcttcgaggaccggtgtatgacaaattgattaaggaattctggaagcacgccgactgcgatgatactcaggtggtatctcacattcttggaaggaagattatcattactgagaagtccttcgtgaatctgctgggtccAGAAACTGCTAGTGGGtatcgattccaattcactgaatcgaagctgaaaccccaAACAAAGGAtaagaccaacaaggccctgtacaccaactacaaaccgggcaagactaattacaaagtgatggattttcatcccaagctcagaatctggcacaagattctgctgaactgcatcaaccagaggccaaaaggcagttccccagactacatcaatttctgCCATAAGGCAATGCTggtcttcatccaagacaagaggaaactctgcctccctttcttcttgttctcttacctgaaggaatgtatccggaagtcaaggactactgcctccatcaagtccgcaatcaagtatatctcttttgggagattgctgtctgatatcttcattgagagcggcctcattcaagatctagtcgatgctggatgcacagaggatctgaccactattgtcagtgatgtcttcactgcaaattctctgaagaagatgggtcttgTCCaaaagaagattgctcctgcccgtgaagacacatcttctgaaatcagaagaagagtccctctgaatgaCTTTCCCCtgtggacccaggcagacaaCCCTGAAGCTATCAGGTGTTTCGTTGAAGATCTGAGGAgtcaaggctttgagattgatgttgatgaattcttcagaatgTTGCCTCCTGCACCGGAGTTTGATCCTCCTCTCACGAAGAAGggtcagaggaagatgatcttagaagaatcctctgaggaatcagatgtccctctgaacaaagggaagaaggctggtcaatccaagagaaaacatgatgaaaccagcaagcctgatgatggtgacgatggtgataatgacgatggtcctccttctcccaagaagcagaagaagcaggtcagaatagtggtgaagcctacccgggtggaaccagctgctgaagtgatcagaagggttgaaactcctgccagagtgactagatcatcagcacaatcaagtaagtctgcagttgcttctgatgatgatttgaatttatttgatgcactccccatctctgccttcctcaaacaatcttcaaatccactcactcccattcctgagtcccaaccagctgcacaaaccacctctccaccacattccccaaggtcttcatttttccaaccttctccaaatgaagcacctctttggaatatgcttcagaaccaacccaccGGACCCTCTGCTCCAACCTCACCTATTACCATCCAgtataacccattaacttctgaacccatcatccatgaacaaccagagcccaaccaaacagaacctggacccagaacctctgatcactctgtcccaagagcatcagaacgtctggctcccagaactactgatacagactcttccacagcctatacacctgtatccttcccaattaatgttgctgactcttctccctccaataactctgaatccattagaaaattcatggaggtcagaaaagaaaaggtgtctaccttagaagagtactatctcacttgtccaagccctaggagatatcctggccctagacctgaacgtctagtagacccagatgaacctatcttggccaatcctttacatgaggcagaccctttggctcaacaagttcaaccagcccctgaccaacaagagccagttcaaccagaacccgaaccagaacaatctgtgtctaaccactcttcggttagatcaccaaacCCTCTGGTTGCAACtccacaccttggagcctctgaacctcatgtcCAACACATtagctctccacaaggtgcctctgaagcttaTAGCAGCAATcatccagcctctcctgaaaccaacctctctataattccttacactcacctccgacccacatctctctctgagtgcatcaatattttccatcatgaagcttctttgatgatacgcaatgtgcaaggtcagactgacctaagcgaaaATGCTGActatgtggctgaagagtggcacagtctgagcacttggctagtggctcaagttccagttatgatgcagctcctgcatgcagagggaagtcagaggatcgaggctgccaagcaaaggtttgctagaagggtggctcttcatgaacaagaacagagacagaagcttcttgaagctattgaagaggccagaagaaagcaagagcaaacagaagaagctgcacgtctagccgcagctcaagctgaacaagccagattagaggcagagagacttgaagctgaagctgaagcccgtAGACTggcaccagtggtttttactccggttgcttctgcttccactcctgctaatcaagctgctcagaatgttccttccagatCTACTCATTCAAGCTCGTTCAGACTCGACAtcgtggaacaacgtcttaatactcatgagtctatgctgatcgaaatgaagcaaatgatgatggaacttctgcgtcgatctgataaaccctagctttagaaTCTCTTcgcttttattttttctttaacttcgttttatttcgttaatttctgtttccttctttttaattactttactttggtcgtttgtgattatctatgcatataaatatatctgacattatgtttgcaaaattttctttattcataataaattgcgtttacatcatacatttttttctttttcctaaaatcctagaatggaggatccctcctcattcttctgcactcttggcgctgctctgacctctccttctccagacgatccagtgaatactggatgttgttaagATTGACgttcagctcatccctctccagaatttcttctgaagtcttgagcttcttctctataatttctttctcttccagcagcttcagttcgagctggctgagttcttgcacttcctccacgaaggcaagaaattccctcaagtctttcttcagctctggacgcaggtccttcTCCAACAGTGTctgtgttagctctgagatggttgttgtaccctctggatgcctaatgttgaggaacaagtcctcctcaaaggctttctttctcagctcttctagtgctaccatgtatgatgccatattTCCTTTGTTGAAAGTGCTctagttgtgaagcttacccctttctccatcgctttatataggcttcactttctctctgaaagttaatgctcctacagtttctcgaggttaagttattggtaactgacccttttctttactcccttggccggtggtaaacgtttttcttgtgcattaactcttctatttatttcgcctaactctgattcatgcatcgttttggttttcttcaaacttagaccttctctaagggggagtaccttgtacttcaagctaagtttttcacaccccaagctttttgcttatgacaaaaagggggagtacaacccagtttttgatgtgtaagatgtgttagtgtgatttatttttcttttggagaatttaagagttccacctttatgaccatagatgtgtcactgggcaaatacaaggaatacatttcacttcttctgaagtgattttagtttgactctgatacccaatactctgataccttgtccgtttgactctgatacccaatactctgataccttgtccgttgactctgattacttatgcgctctgattaaactatttcatctatgtcataagttattcactctgaactcttatattatttatctcagaatctagacttttctaatgttttcatcaagtataaGATTCaaggggagctaagctcagaatcaagcagtaacttgaattcagaaagagcaaaaaaaactattcacatcaggataagttttattctatatccctaaactctgagtgaattcagtttattgtttcagaattgttcatcaaaaatcttagttttgtcatcatcaaaaagggggagatggtaagatcaagttttgatctagtagtacaagttaaccttttgatatgaacaattatggtactctaacaggctctgacctggTTTTCTGTCTCACACAAATCacaagcactgtgcataaagagtgacctaagcaacgctttcgcattctcaatgttcactctgaacagttgaaaagcttcagaagatctggaGTCTTACAAACTCTGATATGGAACCAgtcaccagaagttctgaagatccagaagatctgacaaccaaaagactctgacgattcagaagctctgatggtgtagaagagtCTGACAATacagactctgaagagtgaaggCTCTGATGTTCAGATGCAAGAAACTcggaagaccatgtacttccctctgagttcagaatcagaatcagaagatacaacggttagaggatctgtgctttccctctgactctgatcaatcagcttcacaatgTAAATATATTGTATTTTAACCAATTAAACATTAAACATTATTTCTAATTATAATGTTCTTCTATTGTACACTAACCAAatatagaaaatataaaaagtcaCAAAGAATACACAACAACatatttcattaattaacaACTGCAAACCAGTGCAAGTTACATAACCATAGTACTTAGTAACATACTTAGAAAAATACTTAACCACAACACCAAACTCCTATTTTACAATAGGCCAGAACTCCCAAAATATACCCATGCCATTATCATCACACAAACCACAAAAGAGAAACCAGCAAACTGCTAGGTGACCCTTAGATCAAAAGAAGCACACTACACTGGTTATTATTTCATACTAATATAACTCCTTCTTCTCCACTTTGacattcttcatcttcagtttAGGAACAGTTGGAGGTTTCTTACAATCTTCATCAACCTTCCTCTTGAAAATGTTAGCAGAGCTTCCCACATATGAAGGATCACTACCAAGAGAAGGGGTTAGAACCTCAGGGGATAAAACCACACAGgactcagaggggtcctcaacTGCTACCTTATCTCCAGCAGAATTAACAACAGTCAAAGGAGTGGGGCACCTAGCCTAAACATCATCAAAATATATCATCAGTCAGAAATCAATTCCAAATTccaaataaacaaaagaaaacccattgaaaacaaaattaatctaTTCAATGGTTTACCAAATTTGAAGTCTGGGCAGCAGAAATTGCCTTAAAGGCTTCTATAATAGAAGGATCATCACAAATACGCTTCACACAATAAGAGTCATCAAActggaaaaaattattagatTTCTTCTCCACCTTAAACAGCAATTCTTTCCCTACCAATTGTTCTTCCATCAAGGGAGTAATCTCAGCAGATTTAGGATCCtacaataataaaatgaaattcattcattatacacaagaacaaaatatattaaaataagcaTTCACATCTGCCACAAATTGTGTTCCATGTTATTATTTACTTGCGGGTTATCTAATCtgacaaaaataaaatggaTACCTTCAAATTTCCCAACATATCCTTGCAAGACTTCTTAATGAGATGATGAGCATCAGAGTCAAACAACAGAAAATTTCCAGAATCAGTGCCATCAAACACCTCAAGCTTAATCTTGTATCTACAAAGCAAAAAATTGGttactaaaaatatcaaaaattcAATTAAAGTTAACACTATTCATATTTCAGGTCACAAGAACAGCACCTTGCAGAAACATCCATAACATGCTTACAGCAACCGGGGCAGAAATATAATCCATCATCAAAAGTCACAGCTTTGTGACACTTGCATGCAAAATACCACCATGGATCATCTTGCAACAAACCAACCACAGTtccataaacaataaacaatccaTCCTGCAAACAAACCAGAGAAATAACCCTATTAACTTTGCACAACCAATAACCTTAAATCTGGAAAACAAAAATAGCAAAATACCTCAGTAGTTTCATTCAAAGCACATATAGTTTTCTTAGGATAGTTGTTCATAAAATCTTCAAAAATTGGAACAGAAGGATTAGGAGAAATAATATGCCCCACAGGTTGATTGGGCTGCATATTAAGGCCAGATATGCTACAATAAAACAAAAGACAAATCAGAAAATTCAGAAACAAGTCAACCTAAAAATTACAAATAACAAACATCTCAAAACTAACCGGTCCATCAAAGATTCAGCTTCAGCAACCTCAGGATTAAAGATAATCCTCGATGCTTTCATTACATTCTGAAGAACATTCTTACCTATAATAAAAACAACAGAAATTAAGTGGAAATCCAATATGATTATCATTCCttgtataaataaaaaagtacctCTAAATGACTTAAGCTTTGCAAGCTGGAGAACCACAACAAGCTTTTCCAAAGGATTAGAACTAAGGTAGTCCAATACAATCTGAACATACTCTCCAAAAAGGGCACACTCCAGTTTTCCtctgttaaaaaataaaataaacacacATATAAATACAAAATAGTAACAGGAAATAACTTACAACAGAAGGCTGAAGCAAATATTGAAATCCTTCTTAATAACGATAGGCCATACTTGTCATCACTAATTTCAAGCAACATCATCTTTGTAACAATGTCATCCTTGACATAAGTCCTTTCCTCAGAGGTAGCTGTCAACAAACCAATCATATCTACATCGAAATATTTGGATGAGAAAATTTCAAACAAAATCTATAGCCTAGGCTCATTGTTAAAAAACACCCACCAACTAAGTATTCCGTCTGGAAGCCATCATCATTAAGTTGAGCAGAATCCTTCAGAGAAAATCCCCACCTTGGGATAATGCTACTCTCAGCTGGAATGATCTTAGTTTTAGGATTAAAAAGAATCCTAAAAGGA contains:
- the LOC130724319 gene encoding uncharacterized protein LOC130724319, producing MFRKWGEQFVEGNVYIITFFHLIPNLGAYRPTDHPFRILFNPKTKIIPAESSIIPRWGFSLKDSAQLNDDGFQTEYLVDMIGLLTATSEERTYVKDDIVTKMMLLEISDDKGKLECALFGEYVQIVLDYLSSNPLEKLVVVLQLAKLKSFRGKNVLQNVMKASRIIFNPEVAEAESLMDRISGLNMQPNQPVGHIISPNPSVPIFEDFMNNYPKKTICALNETTEDGLFIVYGTVVGLLQDDPWWYFACKCHKAVTFDDGLYFCPGCCKHVMDVSARYKIKLEVFDGTDSGNFLLFDSDAHHLIKKSCKDMLGNLKDPKSAEITPLMEEQLVGKELLFKVEKKSNNFFQFDDSYCVKRICDDPSIIEAFKAISAAQTSNLVNH